The Trichomycterus rosablanca isolate fTriRos1 chromosome 22, fTriRos1.hap1, whole genome shotgun sequence genome has a window encoding:
- the xpo6 gene encoding exportin-6 — protein MASEETSLRALESLMTEFFHSCTTNERKREIEELLNSFAGQPGSWRHCLYFLSNSRNEYVMMYSLTVFENLVNKMWVGVASEDKAELRSCLPKLLLSQHALLPFFIRNKLCKVIVDIGRQDWPMFYHDFFSNTLQLVQSPTLAPLGLVLLKMTSEELVCPREDLSVARKEELKKLLLEQIPTVLNLLTGILETVWDKHSVLVTTPPPSPTSTETGVPVGDASPHGLDLESGTLCLLALECLSHLFSWIPLSSSITPALLASIFHFARFGCQLPIKTKPTPTTNGDSVHGSLLANGSEGRARTGQMVDHAQRAQLGIMAMNCINELMCKNCVPLDFEEFLLRMFQQTFYLLQRLTNSHSNIHTVKNRLQELDESYVEKFTDFLRLFVSVHLRRIESNAQFPLVEFLALLFKYTFNQPTHEGYLACLDIWSIFLDYLTTKIRSRLADNDSVLNRYKDALVLLLREVLNRIQFRLNQSQLEELDDDTLDDDQQTEWQRYLRQSLEVVAKVMELLPSQTFSILFPVLQEDLDIYLGLQQFIVTTRTSRRLNITAEADCRKLHCALRDLSSLLQAVGRLAEFFTGEVFTARFSDALAIVQRLVEVTCYGSQLSLYDVEMAVPSVLKPDLIDVHAQSLAALQAYSHWLAQFCGEVQRQQDQTQFVDLITSCMAATTPLINTKVPEKLLLSACHLLVSMATTVRPVFLVSLPAVQNVFNLITENHNHRLPQEAHVLVCRALSNMLLLPWPSLPEAEQQWQSRSTNHARLINNLTHQYRLLPRPPDHHSNSKMVLQQTLCILKDLVDSVSGEATKSRQICYQSLQESVQVTLALFPLYIQQLDVTDEMLSFFLTLFQALRVQMGVAFTEQVIQTFLSMFTREQLAVSILQEGSAGSKVVQKFLKILQVVVQEPGQTFKPMLPNILSLCMDQVYPIVAERPCPDVKAEMFELLFQILHQNWRFFFKTSVLNSVQRSGGEEHMENEAQFITAMQAFGQSFLQPDIHIFKQNLSYLEILNTKHKLYHRKLFRNSMLFHFINVLLQVLLHKSHDLLQDDITLALYNMAAVDFSAFFSSFLPEFLNGCQGLDHHQRTTLARNFTPERDLPSFSQGVYRLVNDLRFYRLCNGSLPPGTLKL, from the exons GCATCAGAGGAGACCTCGTTACGTGCACTTGAAAGTCTGATGACCGAGTTTTtccacagctgcaccaccaATGAACGCAAGAGAGAGATCG AGGAGCTGCTGAACAGTTTTGCTGGGCAGCCTGGCTCATGGAGGCATTGCCTCTACTTCCTCTCCAATAGCAGAAATGAATACGTCATGATGTACAGTCTTACAGTGTTTGAG AACCTGGTCAACAAGATGTGGGTTGGTGTAGCGAGCGAGGATAAGGCAGAGCTTCGGAGCTGCTTGCCAAAGTTGTTGCTTTCCCAGCATGCTCTGCTGCCCTTTTTTATTCGAAATAAGCTTTGCAAAGTCATTGTAGATATCGGACGCCAGGACTGGCCAATGTTTTACCACGACTTCTTCAGCAATACATTGCAG TTGGTGCAGTCCCCCACTCTAGCGCCGCTGGGTTTAGTGCTGTTAAAGATGACATCAGAGGAGCTGGTGTGCCCGAGAGAAGATTTGAGTGTTGCCAGAAAAGAAGAGCTGAAAAAACTTCTACTGGAGCAAATACCCACTGTATTAAACTTATTGACTG GTATTCTAGAAACTGTCTGGGATAAGCACAGCGTCTTAGTGACGACGCCCCCTCCTTCACCTACGTCTACAGAGACAG GTGTACCGGTAGGAGACGCCTCTCCACACGGGCTGGATTTAGAAAGTGGCACGCTATGCCTGCTGGCTCTGGAATGCCTTTCTCATCTCTTCAGCTGGATCCCCCTGTCCTCCTCCATCACGCCAGCTCTCCTGGCTTCCATCTTCCACTTTGCCCGCTTCGGCTGCCAGCTTCCGATCAAGACCAAGCCTACGCCCACCACCAACGGAGACTCCGTCCACGGTAGTCTCTTAGCCAATGGGAGCGAAGGCCGAGCAAGGACAGGACAAATGGTGGACCATGCCCAGCGTGCCCAGTTGGGCATCATGGCTATGAACTGCATTAATGAGCTGATGTGTAAGAACTGTGTGCCACTGGACTTTGAGGAGTTTCTGCTGCGCATGTTTCAGCAAACCTTCTACCTGCTGCAGAGACTCACAAACTCGCACAGCAACATCCATACTGTGAAAAACCGACTCCAGGAGCTGGACGAGAG TTATGTGGAGAAGTTTACAGATTTCCTGCGACTCTTTGTGAGCGTCCATCTGAGGAGGATCGAGTCCAACGCTCAGTTTCCTCTAGTGGAGTTTTTGGCTCTGCTTTTTAAATACACCTTTAATCAG CCGACTCATGAGGGTTACTTGGCATGTCTGGATATTTGGAGTATATTCCTGGACTACCTAACCACTAAAATCAGGAGCCGACTGGCCGACAACGACAGTGTTCTAAACAG ATATAAGGATGCTTTAGTGTTGCTGTTAAGAGAGGTTCTGAACCGCATCCAGTTCCGATTAAACCAGAGTCAGCTGGAGGAGCTGGACGACGACACCCTCGACGATGAC CAACAGACTGAATGGCAGCGATATCTGCGTCAGAGTTTGGAGGTGGTTGCCAAGGTGATGGAGCTTCTGCCGTCCCAGACCTTCTCCATCCTG ttccCAGTGCTTCAAGAGGATTTGGACATTTACCTCGGGCTGCAGCAGTTTATTGTTACTACAAGAACAA GTCGCAGGTTGAACATCACAGCCGAGGCTGACTGCAGGAAGCTGCACTGTGCTCTCAGAGATTTGAGTTCTCTGCTTCAAGCTGTTGGCCGTCTAGCTGAGTTTTTCACCGGGGAGGTCTTCACTGCTCGTTTCAGTGATGCCCTGGCTATTGTTCAGAG ACTAGTGGAAGTCACTTGTTATGGCTCTCAGCTCAGCCTGTATGATGTGGAAATGGCAGTTCCTTCAGTTCTCAAACCAGATCTTATAGATGT tCATGCCCAGTCATTAGCTGCTCTGCAGGCATATTCCCATTGGTTGGCTCAGTTCTGCGGCGAAGTGCAACGACAGCAGGATCAAACGCAATTTGTTGACCTTATCACATCCTGCATGGCTGCCACCACACCGCTCATCAACACCAAG GTTCCAGAAAAGCTGCTGTTATCCGCGTGCCATCTCCTGGTATCCATGGCAACGACAGTGCGGCCCGTGTTCCTGGTGTCGCTGCCTGCGGTTCAGAATGTCTTTAATCTGATCACAGAAAACCACAATCACAGGCTGCCTCAGGAG GCTCATGTGCTGGTATGCAGGGCTCTGTCCAACATGCTCCTTTTGCCATGGCCCAGCCTACCAGAGGCAGAGCAGCAATGGCAGAGTCGATCTACCAACCACGCACGTCTTATTAACAACCTCACACATCAATACCGCCTCCTGCCGCGCCCACCAGACCATCATTCCAACA GTAAAATGGTTCTACAGCAGACTCTGTGTATACTGAAAGATCTGGTGGACAGCGTGTCAGGAGAAGCCACTAAATCTCGACAGATCTGTTACCAGAGCCTGCAGGAGTCTGTTCAGGTCACGCTCGCCCTCTTTCCCCTGTACATCCAGCAGCTGG ATGTGACTGATGAGATGCTGAGTTTCTTCCTGACGCTGTTCCAGGCTCTGCGAGTGCAGATGGGAGTTGCGTTCACAGAGCAGGTCATTCAGACCTTCCTCAGTATGTTTACCAG GGAGCAGCTGGCGGTCAGCATCCTACAGGAGGGCAGCGCTGGATCAAAAGTAGTTCAGAAATTCCTCAAGATTTTACAG gttgtTGTACAGGAGCCAGGCCAGACCTTTAAACCCATGTTACCCAACATTCTCAGTCTTTGCATGGACCAGGTGTACCCAATTGTGGCAGAG CGCCCCTGTCCAGACGTCAAAGCTGAGATGTTCGAGCTGCTTTTCCAAATCCTCCATCAGAACTGGAGGTTCTTCTTTAAAACATCGGTTCTAAACAGTGTTCAAAGGTCAGGCGGAGAGGAACACATGGAGAACGAGGCTCAGTTCATCACAGCCATGCAG GCATTTGGACAGTCCTTCCTGCAGCCAGATATCCACATCTTCAAACAAAACCTAAGCTACCTGGAGATTCTCAACACCAAACACAAACTCTATCACAGG aagCTCTTCAGGAACTCCATGCTGTTCCACTTTATTAACGTGCTGCTACAGGTTCTGCTCCACAAAAGCCACGATCTTCTCCAGGATGACATCACTCTGGCTTTGTACAACATGGCTGCTGTAGATTTTTCAGCATTCTTTTCCTCCTTCCTGCCGGAGTTCCTCAACGGCTGCCAGGGGCTCGACCACCACCAACGCACAACACTGGCTCGCAACTTCACACCAGAAAGG GACCTGCCATCGTTTTCTCAGGGAGTGTACAGACTGGTGAATGACCTGCGATTCTATAGACTGTGCAACGGAAGCTTGCCACCAGGGACGTTGAAATTATAG
- the nme4 gene encoding nucleoside diphosphate kinase, mitochondrial translates to MSGVTRCLRTRFFIHGLKKMINPQLTVTERTHTQRTYSSASDIAGVKERTLVAVKPDGVQRRLIGQIIKRFEQRGFRLVGLKMVKVSEELLAQHYESLHKKPFYPSLLRYMTSGPVVAMVWEGHNIVKSTRILVGDTNPAQAVPGTLRGDFSVHISRNIVHASDSAEVAQKEISLWFQRSELFDWEACDHSNIYHQ, encoded by the exons atGTCCGGAGTTACGCGGTGTTTAAGGACTCGGTTTTTCATTCACGGATTAAAAAAAATGATCAACCCCCAACTCACAGTGACTGAGAGGACTCACACACAGCGGACCTACAGCAGCGCCTCAG ACATTGCTGGGGTGAAAGAGCGCACTTTGGTTGCTGTCAAACCGGATGGGGTTCAGAGGCGTCTGATTGGTCAGATCATTAAACGCTTTGAGCAGCGAGGATTCCGGTTAGTGGGGCTGAAGATGGTGAAG GTGTCTGAGGAGTTACTGGCCCAGCATTATGAATCTCTTCATAAGAAACCGTTCTACCCCAGTCTACTGCGCTATATGACCTCAGGCCCTGTGGTGGCAATG gtgTGGGAGGGTCACAACATAGTGAAGTCAACACGAATATTAGTTGGAGACACAAACCCAGCTCAAGCTGTACCTGGAACTCTGAGAGGAGATTTTAGTGTTCACATTAGCAG GAACATTGTACATGCATCAGACTCCGCTGAGGTGGCACAAAAAGAGATCTCACTCTGGTTTCAGCGCTCTGAGCTGTTCGACTGGGAGGCTTGTGACCATAGCAACATCTACCAtcaataa